DNA sequence from the Streptomyces sp. NBC_01264 genome:
GCACGGACACGAAGCCCGCGAAGAGGACGAGGGCGAGGGCGTTGGCCAGGAACTTCAGCGTCCTGTCCCGCCGGGCGTTGCCCGCGCCGAGGGTCTGGGCGGCGCTCCAGAAGCCGTGGCGGACGTGCAGTCCGAGGGCGGCCATCGCCACGAGGTAGATGGTGTTGCCGTACCAGGTGGAGAAGGTGGCGAGGACGTTCTCGTACGGGTGCCCGGCCCAGGCCCGCTCGTTCACGGTGAGCGTGGTGAGGTCGAGCAGGTGCCAGACGATGAAGAGGGCGAGGATGATGCCGCCCCAGCGCATGGTGCGGGTGGCATAGCTCGCGCGGCGGCGCTTGTGGGCGTACTTCACCGGGCGCGCCTTGATGTCGCGGCGGCTGAGCTGGTAGGCGCAGACCCCGTGCGCGACGACGGCCGCGACCAGCGCGACCCGGACGATCCACAGGGCCCACTCGTGGTGCAGGAAGGGCGAGCCGAGGGTGCGCAGCCAGTGGGCGTAGCCGTTGAACTCGTCCGCCCCGAAGAAGATCTTGAGGTTGCCGAGCATGTGCACGACGAGGTAGCCGAGCATGATCAGGCCGGAGACGGCCATCACGGACTTCTTGCCGACGGAGGAGTCCCAGAGCGTGCGCGTGGTGGACGGCCGTCGATCCGTCCGCGTTGCCAGAGCCATGACATTGACCGTAAGGACGAAGGTCCCGAAAGGTCCAAGACATGACAGAGCTGAAGTCGATAGGTTCTGCCTATGCAGGCGCTAGCCTGGGGTGATGCAGTTCCAGCAGCTGGTCTACTTCGTCGCCGTCGCCGAGACCCGGCACTTCACCCGCGCGGCCGAGCGCGAGCACGTGGCTCAGCCCTCACTGTCGCAGCAGATCAAGGCGCTCGAACGCGAACTGGGCGCCGAGCTCTTCAGCCGGGCGCGCGGGAACATCACGCTCACCGATGCCGGCGAGACCCTGCTGCCGCTGGCCCGGCGGATCCTCGCGGACGCCGACACGGCCCGGCTGGAGGTGCAGGAACTGGCGCAGCTCCGGCGCGGCCGGATCCGCCTGGGGGCCACCCCGAGCCTGTGCACCGGCCTTCTGCCGGGCGTGCTCCGCGCCTTCCACACCGCCCATCCGGGGATCGAGCTGCTGATCGAGGAGAGCGGTTCGCTGGACCTCGTACGGGAGCTCGCGCGCGGGTCCCTGGACCTCGCGCTGATCGCCCTGCCGCTGCCCCCCTCGGCGCCGGCGCTGACCACGATGGAACTGCTGACGGAGGACCTGGTGGTGGTCTCCTCGGCGGCCCTCCCCCCTCCGGCGGGCGGCGGCCCGCTCACGGTGGCCGCGCTGCGCGACGAACCGATGGTGATGTTCCGGCACGGCTACGACCTGCGGGACCTGACCGTGGCGGCCTGCCGTGCGGAGGGCTTCGAGCCGGCGTTCACGGTGGAGGGCGGCGAGATGGACGCCGTACTGGGCTTCGTCCGCGCGGGGCTCGGCATCGCGGTGGTCCCGGCGATGGTGGTCGGCCACGCGGGCTCCGGACTCCGCTCGACCCCCCTGACGGGCTCCCCCCTGCGCCGCACGATCGCCCTGGCCCACCGCACGGACGTGGCACCCCCGCGCGCGGCGCGCGAGCTGAAACGCATCTTGCTGGGCTGAGGGGCCTCGGGGGGCCGAACTAGAGCTAGGGGGCGAGCCAGGGCTCCGGTTCGAGCTCAGGCTCGGTCTCGGCTGCCGCGGGCACGACCGTGGCCGTCCATGAACCCGGCTCCGACTGCGGGTCCCAGACCACCACGACCTCTCGCCCGTGGAAGTCCCGGGCGAGCCCCTGCACCATCTCGGCGGCAGCCCGCTGCGCCTCTTCCAGGGCCGCGCCGGCAAGCGCGTCGGGAAGCCCGCCGCGCAACATCCCGCCGTTCCCGGTGACCACCCCGGTCCGCCAGCCGTTCATCCCCACGCCGCCCCGGCCGGCCATGAGGACCAGGCCGGTGGGCAGTCCGAAGGAGGGCTGCCGCTTCTTCACCTTCCGGTTCGTTCGAGCCATGACGTCAGGAACGCCGGGCGGGCAGCGCCCGGTCGAGGCCGTCGGACAGGAGGGCGAAGGCGCGCTCCGCGTCCGCCACGGCGGCCGGGTGTGCCTCGTCGGCGCTCCGGCCGGCGTCGATGCGGCGCCAGTTCTCCCGGCCCAGCTCCTGACGGGCCGCCACCAGGTATCCGGCCGACAGGCGTGCGGTGAGCGGGTCGACCGCTTCGGCTTCGAGCACGGCGGCGAGCAACTCCACCTCGCGGCCGGTGTAGTGGGCCAGCCGGGATTCCAGACTGGCGGTGCTGTAGAGCAGCCGCTCGAAGGCGAGCACGTTCGGGTGGTCGCAGAGGCCGGTGATCGGGTCGCGCTCGGCGAGCGCCGCCAGGAAGTGGGCGCGCACGGCCGCCACCGGGGTCTGACCCGCGGCCCGGTCGCGCACGACGCGCGCCGCCTCGTCCTGATGGTCGGCGAAGCGGTCGAGGACCAGGTCCTCCTTGCTGGGGAAATAGCGGAACAGCGTGGGCTTGGAGACCTCGGCGGCGGCTGCGATGTCCGCCACCGAGACGGCGTCGAAGCCCCGCTCCAGGAAGAGTTCCAGCGCCGTGGCCGCCAGCTGGCGACGCGTACGGAGCTTCTTGTTCTCGCGCAGACCCGGGGTGTTCTCCATGGAGGAAAGAATAACACGAATGAGTGACTCAGTTACTTTCGTAACCGGGTTGCATTTTCT
Encoded proteins:
- a CDS encoding TetR family transcriptional regulator; translation: MENTPGLRENKKLRTRRQLAATALELFLERGFDAVSVADIAAAAEVSKPTLFRYFPSKEDLVLDRFADHQDEAARVVRDRAAGQTPVAAVRAHFLAALAERDPITGLCDHPNVLAFERLLYSTASLESRLAHYTGREVELLAAVLEAEAVDPLTARLSAGYLVAARQELGRENWRRIDAGRSADEAHPAAVADAERAFALLSDGLDRALPARRS
- a CDS encoding LysR family transcriptional regulator translates to MQFQQLVYFVAVAETRHFTRAAEREHVAQPSLSQQIKALERELGAELFSRARGNITLTDAGETLLPLARRILADADTARLEVQELAQLRRGRIRLGATPSLCTGLLPGVLRAFHTAHPGIELLIEESGSLDLVRELARGSLDLALIALPLPPSAPALTTMELLTEDLVVVSSAALPPPAGGGPLTVAALRDEPMVMFRHGYDLRDLTVAACRAEGFEPAFTVEGGEMDAVLGFVRAGLGIAVVPAMVVGHAGSGLRSTPLTGSPLRRTIALAHRTDVAPPRAARELKRILLG
- a CDS encoding succinate dehydrogenase, with the translated sequence MALATRTDRRPSTTRTLWDSSVGKKSVMAVSGLIMLGYLVVHMLGNLKIFFGADEFNGYAHWLRTLGSPFLHHEWALWIVRVALVAAVVAHGVCAYQLSRRDIKARPVKYAHKRRRASYATRTMRWGGIILALFIVWHLLDLTTLTVNERAWAGHPYENVLATFSTWYGNTIYLVAMAALGLHVRHGFWSAAQTLGAGNARRDRTLKFLANALALVLFAGFVSVPVAVMTGVVS